A genomic segment from Desulfurispirillum indicum S5 encodes:
- a CDS encoding M23 family metallopeptidase: MVIGTGLIIGFGANIIISSEMNIRKSFVRDNPVLSALDKLHRPALIDYEDEQGFTEEPDFVEIEKGEIPETLHTTEGTVQRGDSLYSILAAQGLSPLEIHGITTQLDGLFSTRSFRAGQKYSVARDDEGNFRRFTYHQSRSITLHVEWDVVSEEFHVSKEVQDYDTRTSNLTGIITSNLANELQRNGRYGLITQLENVLSWRIDFNRDIQPGSQYRIIFEEKWLNDQYVGVGNILATEITIRNNTYTAYRYQDPQGVVGYYDEKGDSMQRFFLNRPVNYSRVSSPYGYRVHPVYGTRHFHGGVDLVAPTGTPVYAVADGQVIFRGRKGPAGNMITLSHANGYHTQYLHLSRYAVNYGSRVRQGDIIGYVGATGVATGPHLDFRVIRNGRLQDPMQALASSSAAQSVASEHRNDFLAKRGMLRAQLDELDIQLASAER, from the coding sequence ATGGTTATCGGAACCGGTCTTATCATAGGATTCGGCGCCAACATCATCATCTCCTCTGAAATGAACATCCGCAAATCCTTTGTCAGAGACAACCCCGTGCTCTCCGCCCTCGATAAACTCCACCGCCCGGCCCTGATTGATTATGAGGATGAACAGGGCTTCACCGAAGAGCCGGATTTCGTGGAGATTGAAAAAGGCGAAATCCCGGAAACCCTGCACACTACGGAAGGCACCGTGCAGCGCGGTGACTCTCTTTACAGCATCCTGGCAGCCCAGGGGCTCTCGCCTTTGGAAATTCACGGGATTACCACACAACTGGATGGGCTTTTCTCCACCCGCAGCTTCCGCGCCGGACAGAAGTACTCGGTAGCGCGGGATGATGAGGGAAATTTCCGCCGCTTCACCTATCACCAGAGCCGCTCCATCACCCTGCACGTGGAATGGGATGTGGTGTCCGAAGAATTTCACGTATCCAAGGAAGTCCAGGATTATGACACCCGCACGTCCAACCTGACAGGCATCATCACCAGCAATCTGGCCAATGAACTCCAGCGCAATGGTCGCTACGGACTGATTACGCAGCTGGAGAACGTGCTCTCCTGGCGCATCGACTTCAACCGCGACATCCAGCCGGGCTCCCAGTACCGGATCATTTTTGAAGAAAAATGGCTGAACGACCAGTATGTCGGCGTCGGCAACATACTGGCAACTGAAATAACCATTCGCAATAATACCTACACAGCCTATCGTTACCAGGATCCCCAGGGGGTAGTTGGCTATTATGACGAAAAGGGAGACTCCATGCAGCGCTTCTTCCTGAATCGTCCAGTCAACTACTCCCGTGTTTCCAGCCCCTACGGCTACCGTGTGCATCCCGTTTACGGAACGCGGCACTTCCATGGTGGCGTAGACCTGGTGGCCCCCACCGGCACTCCAGTCTACGCTGTGGCTGACGGGCAGGTGATCTTCCGCGGACGCAAGGGACCAGCGGGCAACATGATCACCCTTTCCCATGCCAACGGCTACCACACCCAGTACCTGCACCTCAGCCGCTATGCGGTCAACTACGGCAGCCGGGTTCGCCAGGGCGATATCATCGGCTACGTTGGCGCAACCGGAGTCGCCACCGGTCCACACCTGGACTTCCGCGTCATTCGCAACGGACGACTCCAGGATCCCATGCAGGCGCTGGCATCCTCTTCAGCTGCCCAGTCTGTTGCCAGCGAGCATCGCAATGACTTCCTGGCCAAACGGGGCATGCTCAGGGCGCAACTGGATGAGCTGGATATCCAACTGGCCAGCGCGGAGCGCTAA
- a CDS encoding UDP-N-acetylmuramoyl-L-alanyl-D-glutamate--2,6-diaminopimelate ligase yields the protein MRLQQLCQQLGLPHPQVDVEFSRLSRDTRDISPDCLFIAIAGSQFDPHLHLPELLSSGKIAGALCQHPVDGPNTLVLPDLAEREATIAVAAYGNPSAALKVVGVTGTNGKSSTISYLRQVYQALGHRTATIGTLGYAIDGGPSAELANTTPCATTLQHILHLCLQHHVEYVFMEVSSHAIALGRVQGIRFHGAIFTNLTPDHLDFHGTMDDYLQTKLRLFTPAPPYAIIHTRRIPRKLPPLPGVLSFGPGEDADIPTTEQQVSPEGIRFCLQGQIYRSPLRGRGNLENVQAVAAFCHHEGQERQQVARAIAALRPIEGRFMPISHNGRHGIIDYAHTPDALEQLLKSTREICHGRLIVVFGCGGDRDKTKRPLMGAIASELADICIVTDDNPRTEDPQHIISQIIAAMDMGRTTVIHERLRAITCARELANGDDLVVIAGKGHEKYQIYGRQKHRFCDAEAFCS from the coding sequence GTGCGACTCCAACAACTCTGCCAGCAGCTTGGCCTGCCTCATCCTCAAGTGGATGTGGAATTCAGCCGCCTGAGCCGCGATACCCGTGATATCAGCCCCGATTGTCTTTTTATCGCCATAGCCGGTTCCCAGTTCGACCCTCACCTCCATCTGCCCGAGCTGCTGAGCTCCGGAAAAATCGCCGGAGCCCTGTGCCAGCACCCCGTTGACGGGCCCAACACCCTGGTCCTGCCCGATCTGGCGGAGCGGGAAGCCACCATTGCCGTGGCCGCCTATGGCAACCCGTCTGCTGCCCTGAAAGTCGTCGGCGTCACCGGAACCAACGGCAAAAGCTCCACGATCAGCTACCTCCGTCAGGTTTACCAGGCCCTGGGCCATCGAACCGCCACCATCGGCACCCTCGGCTATGCCATTGATGGTGGCCCGTCCGCGGAGCTTGCCAACACCACACCCTGTGCCACCACGCTCCAGCATATCCTGCACCTGTGCCTCCAGCACCATGTGGAGTATGTGTTCATGGAGGTCTCTTCCCATGCCATCGCCCTGGGCCGCGTACAGGGCATCAGGTTCCACGGCGCCATATTCACCAACCTCACCCCGGATCACCTGGATTTCCACGGCACCATGGACGACTACCTGCAGACAAAACTCCGGCTCTTCACACCTGCTCCCCCCTACGCCATCATCCACACCAGGCGTATCCCCCGGAAGCTGCCCCCCCTGCCCGGCGTCCTGAGTTTCGGCCCCGGGGAAGACGCTGACATCCCCACGACGGAGCAGCAGGTAAGCCCGGAAGGAATTCGCTTCTGCCTGCAGGGGCAGATTTACCGCAGCCCCCTGCGAGGCCGTGGCAACCTGGAAAACGTCCAGGCCGTCGCCGCTTTCTGCCACCATGAAGGGCAGGAACGCCAGCAGGTTGCCCGGGCCATAGCAGCACTGCGCCCCATAGAAGGGCGTTTCATGCCCATTTCCCACAATGGCCGCCATGGCATCATCGACTATGCCCACACCCCCGACGCTCTGGAGCAACTACTGAAATCGACCCGGGAGATCTGCCACGGCAGGCTGATTGTCGTCTTCGGCTGCGGCGGTGACCGTGATAAAACCAAACGCCCTCTCATGGGCGCCATCGCCAGCGAGCTGGCGGATATCTGCATTGTTACAGACGACAACCCGCGCACCGAAGATCCCCAGCACATTATCTCCCAGATTATTGCCGCCATGGATATGGGCAGGACAACAGTGATCCATGAGCGTCTACGCGCGATTACCTGCGCCAGAGAGCTGGCAAACGGCGATGACCTGGTGGTCATCGCCGGCAAGGGACACGAGAAGTATCAGATTTATGGCCGGCAGAAA
- a CDS encoding FeoB-associated Cys-rich membrane protein produces the protein MEILDVVVTLAAVALAGTYLYWRVFRRKTATGGCGCASGGGCCSTGSSEPKKTSCCQGGSHS, from the coding sequence ATGGAAATTCTTGATGTCGTGGTAACGCTTGCGGCAGTAGCACTTGCAGGCACCTATCTTTACTGGCGGGTTTTTCGACGCAAAACGGCAACTGGTGGCTGCGGATGCGCTTCAGGTGGAGGGTGCTGCTCCACTGGAAGCAGTGAACCCAAGAAGACTTCCTGCTGTCAGGGCGGCAGCCACAGCTGA
- a CDS encoding peptidoglycan D,D-transpeptidase FtsI family protein has protein sequence MQTPHVKTFKVAQYLVLAFLVLAIGYHLAEKQLVNHQTWKSRLAAQYDKDFTIRQNRAHIADRHGFQLAVSTKAYSIYGIGSEIENIRDAASRIAQAMGMADYGPIYNRIAGRTGFFWIARNVDPLVASRIGTIKGVGLLEGERRFYPDGDLFGKLLGFTGVDIQGLEGIEHRFDERLKGQEVRVAVYRDARRRDIMLEPISTQQNSLKKPPLTLSVDSRLQAFVESSVQQFLQEHEAKAISVVAMDPFNGEVLSIYSWPSYDPNNFSNYPRQRWRNDAIANTFEPGSTFKLITYAAALKSRSITLQDIFFGENGEYREGNRTIRDTVPMGWASVAEAFGQSSNIITSKIAAQIPAEVFHNTIRDFGFGAATGIELSGESAGLLRPPSQWSRLSQTSLSMGYEISVNALQMVRAYAAAINGGYLVQPTILKGVNQGREWDAILDPQTAEAMKSLLLRVVEKGTGRNASHKYFSIGGKTGTAQKLDPVEGYTRDRHLASFVGFFPYEQPQVVMGVFIDEPKVALKQQNTEGPVYVSSYGGAVAAPLFRDIAGKYINYYTIVPDRKSN, from the coding sequence TTGCAGACACCCCACGTTAAGACCTTCAAGGTTGCCCAGTACCTGGTACTGGCGTTTCTGGTTCTCGCCATCGGCTACCACCTGGCGGAAAAACAGCTTGTGAATCACCAGACCTGGAAAAGTCGCCTGGCCGCGCAATACGACAAAGACTTCACCATACGCCAGAATCGTGCCCATATCGCCGATCGCCACGGCTTTCAGCTAGCCGTCAGCACCAAGGCCTACTCTATTTACGGTATCGGTTCCGAAATCGAAAATATCCGTGACGCAGCCAGCCGCATCGCCCAGGCCATGGGCATGGCGGACTACGGCCCCATCTATAACCGTATCGCAGGCAGGACCGGTTTTTTCTGGATTGCCCGCAATGTGGATCCCCTGGTAGCATCGCGTATTGGCACCATCAAGGGCGTCGGACTCCTGGAGGGAGAACGCCGCTTCTACCCCGATGGCGATCTTTTCGGCAAACTTCTGGGCTTTACCGGTGTTGACATCCAGGGGCTGGAGGGCATCGAGCACCGCTTCGACGAACGCCTGAAAGGACAGGAAGTCCGGGTGGCCGTCTACCGCGACGCCCGACGCCGCGACATTATGCTGGAGCCCATCTCCACCCAGCAGAACTCCCTGAAAAAACCACCGCTGACCCTCTCCGTGGACAGCCGCCTGCAGGCCTTTGTGGAAAGCTCCGTCCAGCAGTTTCTGCAGGAGCACGAAGCCAAGGCCATCAGCGTCGTCGCCATGGATCCTTTTAACGGCGAAGTACTCAGCATCTATTCATGGCCCAGCTACGACCCGAACAACTTCAGCAACTATCCCCGCCAGCGCTGGCGCAATGACGCCATCGCCAACACCTTTGAGCCCGGCTCCACCTTCAAGCTGATCACCTACGCCGCCGCTCTCAAGAGTCGCAGCATCACCCTGCAGGACATCTTTTTCGGCGAAAACGGCGAGTATCGCGAAGGCAACCGCACCATCCGCGACACAGTCCCCATGGGCTGGGCATCGGTGGCCGAAGCCTTTGGGCAATCCAGTAATATCATCACCTCGAAAATTGCCGCCCAGATCCCGGCGGAGGTCTTTCACAACACTATTCGTGACTTTGGTTTCGGCGCTGCCACCGGCATTGAACTCAGCGGGGAATCGGCGGGATTGCTGCGGCCGCCCAGCCAGTGGAGCAGACTCTCCCAGACATCCCTCTCCATGGGCTATGAAATCAGCGTGAACGCCCTGCAGATGGTGCGGGCCTATGCCGCCGCCATCAATGGCGGATACCTGGTGCAGCCAACGATCCTCAAAGGAGTCAACCAGGGTCGCGAATGGGATGCCATCCTTGACCCGCAAACTGCTGAAGCCATGAAGTCGCTGCTGCTGCGCGTGGTGGAAAAGGGCACGGGTCGCAATGCCAGCCACAAGTACTTCAGCATCGGCGGCAAGACGGGCACGGCCCAGAAGCTCGATCCGGTGGAGGGCTATACCCGCGACCGCCACCTGGCAAGCTTTGTGGGCTTTTTCCCCTATGAACAGCCGCAGGTTGTCATGGGTGTCTTCATCGATGAACCCAAAGTTGCCCTCAAGCAACAGAACACTGAGGGCCCGGTGTATGTCTCAAGTTATGGCGGCGCGGTTGCGGCACCTCTTTTTCGCGATATTGCCGGCAAGTATATCAACTACTACACCATCGTACCTGACCGTAAATCAAACTGA
- a CDS encoding acetyl-CoA carboxylase carboxyltransferase subunit alpha, whose amino-acid sequence MITNALEFERPIVELEKKIEDLEKFASQEGLNFSTEIEKLNRKMESLKEEIYGNLTEWQCTQVARHSARPYTLDFAEHVFTDFQELHGDRAFADDKSIVGGLCRFEGQSVMLIGHQKGRNTAENIRRNFAMPNPEGYRKALRFMKLAEKFNLPIITLVDTPGAYPGIGAEERGQGEAIARNLLEMSGLKVPIISVVTGEGGSGGALALAVGNRVLMFEHSIYSVISPEGCAAILWKDGTQGEKAAKALKLTAPNLLKLGVIDEVIPEPMGGAHRDPAVVYANLKEALNRHLQELQKLSAAELTKDRYDRFRKIGVFSE is encoded by the coding sequence ATGATAACCAATGCCCTTGAATTCGAACGCCCCATCGTGGAGCTGGAAAAGAAAATAGAAGATCTGGAAAAATTCGCATCCCAGGAAGGCCTGAACTTCTCCACCGAGATTGAAAAACTCAACCGCAAGATGGAATCCCTCAAAGAGGAAATATACGGCAATCTCACCGAATGGCAATGCACGCAGGTAGCCCGCCACTCAGCACGCCCCTACACTCTGGATTTCGCCGAACACGTTTTCACCGATTTCCAGGAGCTGCATGGCGACCGCGCTTTCGCCGACGACAAATCCATCGTTGGCGGACTGTGTCGCTTTGAAGGACAGAGCGTCATGCTTATCGGCCACCAGAAAGGGCGCAACACGGCAGAGAATATCCGTCGCAATTTCGCCATGCCCAATCCCGAGGGCTACCGTAAAGCCCTGCGATTCATGAAACTGGCGGAAAAATTCAATCTACCTATCATCACCCTCGTTGACACCCCTGGCGCCTATCCCGGCATAGGGGCGGAAGAGCGCGGACAGGGCGAAGCCATCGCCCGCAACCTTCTGGAGATGTCGGGGCTCAAGGTTCCCATCATATCAGTCGTCACCGGCGAAGGCGGCAGCGGAGGCGCGCTGGCCCTGGCCGTGGGCAACCGAGTGCTGATGTTTGAGCACTCCATCTACTCTGTTATCAGCCCAGAAGGGTGCGCCGCCATTCTCTGGAAAGATGGCACCCAGGGTGAAAAGGCCGCCAAGGCGCTGAAGCTGACTGCTCCGAACCTCCTGAAGCTGGGTGTTATCGATGAGGTAATCCCGGAACCCATGGGTGGAGCCCACCGCGATCCTGCCGTCGTCTACGCCAACCTGAAAGAGGCCCTCAACCGTCATCTGCAGGAGCTGCAGAAGCTTTCCGCCGCTGAACTGACAAAGGATCGCTATGACCGATTCCGCAAGATCGGCGTCTTCAGCGAGTAA
- a CDS encoding UbiX family flavin prenyltransferase, with translation MKQIALIVTGASGGTLALEAMDALVAQHIQCHVICTEQAQVNFCIEAGMSVEQTRSLGQGERETLVQKLLPDGVHIHDNSSFFSPLASGSGVPDGLVVLPASMGYCARVCQGLSGTLAERVFDVCLKERRPIVVAPRETPLNSIHLENLLKLSQLGVGIQPFMPEFYSQSQGMPGQVRRYIARLLGGMGIELPLNRWALDDAVGCFACGQHNAVGLQLQFEVDAQELQSQAGLRLSKAFASYDGIIHGGILSTVLDEAMGKIPASLGHPMVTCDLQVKFLRPLRVLQQAYVTGSFTHRKWKTGRGESTITCGRGDVIATATGRFLCRV, from the coding sequence ATGAAACAAATCGCCCTTATCGTCACGGGAGCTTCAGGGGGCACCCTGGCGCTGGAGGCCATGGATGCGCTGGTTGCCCAGCATATCCAGTGCCATGTCATCTGTACGGAGCAGGCCCAGGTGAATTTTTGCATTGAAGCGGGAATGAGCGTAGAACAGACGCGCTCCCTTGGCCAGGGCGAGCGTGAAACGCTGGTTCAGAAGCTGTTGCCCGACGGAGTGCACATCCATGATAACAGCAGTTTCTTTTCTCCCCTGGCCAGCGGCTCGGGAGTACCTGATGGCCTGGTGGTGCTGCCAGCCAGTATGGGCTATTGCGCGCGGGTCTGCCAGGGGCTTTCCGGGACTCTGGCAGAGCGGGTGTTTGACGTATGCTTGAAAGAGCGGCGTCCCATTGTGGTGGCACCCCGTGAAACCCCCCTGAATTCAATTCACCTGGAGAATCTGCTGAAACTCAGCCAGCTGGGCGTGGGCATTCAGCCGTTTATGCCGGAGTTCTACTCCCAGAGCCAGGGGATGCCTGGCCAGGTACGACGCTATATTGCGCGCCTGCTTGGTGGAATGGGCATAGAGCTGCCCCTGAATCGCTGGGCACTGGATGACGCCGTGGGCTGCTTTGCCTGCGGTCAGCATAATGCCGTTGGACTGCAGCTGCAGTTTGAGGTTGATGCCCAGGAACTGCAGTCACAGGCAGGACTACGGCTTTCCAAGGCGTTCGCCTCCTACGACGGCATTATTCATGGCGGCATCCTCAGTACGGTGCTTGATGAGGCCATGGGGAAAATTCCAGCCTCACTGGGGCATCCCATGGTGACCTGTGATCTGCAGGTAAAATTCTTGCGCCCACTGCGGGTACTGCAGCAGGCGTATGTCACGGGATCTTTCACTCACCGAAAATGGAAGACAGGACGAGGGGAAAGTACCATAACCTGTGGCCGTGGCGATGTTATTGCCACGGCCACAGGTCGGTTTCTGTGTAGAGTATAG